A part of Antennarius striatus isolate MH-2024 chromosome 21, ASM4005453v1, whole genome shotgun sequence genomic DNA contains:
- the six3b gene encoding homeobox protein SIX3b, with protein MVFRPPLDFLSASRILLPHFADGAAILTRSRSPEDLQSACPPHLLSLPGLCFSAAQIASVCETLEETGDVERLARFLWSLPVAANSRDSVTEHESVWRARAVVAFHTGGFSELYHILETHRFTRASHGKLQAMWLEAHYREAEKLRGRPLGPVDKYRVRKKFPLPRTIWDGEQKTHCFKERTRGLLREWYLQDPYPNPGKKRELAHATGLTPTQVGNWFKNRRQRDRAAAAKNRLQHHRTCPDGGHSLSGGECSPDGSRERSHGDTILSDSDSDLDV; from the exons ATGGTGTTCAGGCCGCCGCTCGACTTCCTGTCCGCCTCCCGAATCCTCCTGCCCCACTTCGCGGATGGAGCCGCCATCCTCACCCGCTCCAGGTCCCCGGAGGATCTTCAGTCTGCGTGTCCCCCCCACCTGCTGTCTCTCCCTGGGTTGTGTTTCTCCGCGGCGCAGATCGCCAGCGTGTGCGAGACTCTGGAGGAGACCGGAGACGTGGAACGGCTGGCGCGGTTCCTCTGGTCCCTCCCGGTGGCCGCGAACAGCCGTGACTCCGTCACCGAGCACGAATCCGTGTGGCGGGCACGCGCAGTGGTGGCATTCCACACGGGGGGGTTCAGCGAGCTCTATCACATCCTGGAGACGCACCGATTTACGCGCGCCTCCCACGGGAAACTACAAGCGATGTGGCTGGAGGCCCACTACCGGGAGGCGGAGAAGCTCCGGGGACGGCCCCTCGGACCGGTGGACAAGTACCGGGTGAGGAAGAAGTTCCCGTTACCGAGGACCATCTGGGATGGAGAGCAGAAGACGCACTGCTTCAAAGAGCGCACCCGGGGGCTGCTCAGAGAGTGGTACCTGCAGGACCCCTACCCGAATCCCGGGAAGAAGCGGGAGCTGGCGCACGCCACCGGACTCACACCGACGCAGGTTGGGAACTGGTTCAAGAACCGGAGGCAGAGAGACCGAGCGGCGGCGGCCAAAAACAG GCTGCAGCACCACAGGACGTGTCCTGATGGTGGACATTCCCTGAGCGGAGGAGAGTGCAGTCCAGATGGAAGCCGGGAGCGTTCCCATGGAGACACCATCCTATCGGACAGCGACTCTGATCTGGATGTTTGA